Proteins co-encoded in one Muntiacus reevesi chromosome 13, mMunRee1.1, whole genome shotgun sequence genomic window:
- the VPREB1 gene encoding immunoglobulin iota chain: MSWVLVLLGLLVHCTGCSPQPVLSQPPSMASFLGETVRLACILRGDHDISLYSIYWYQQRPGHAPRFLLRYFSHSEERLGPHVPPRFSGSKDLAKNTGYLSIAGLQAEDEAVYICAVGVLGMGRRREMQREEREERELATPGSQGPGAPQDMLPLH, from the exons ATGTCCTGGGTCCTCGTCCTGCTGGGACTCCTGGTCCACTGCACAG GCTGCAGCCCTCAGCCTGTGCTGAGTCAGCCACCTTCCATGGCCTCGTTCCTGGGAGAGACCGTCCGGCTGGCCTGCATTCTGCGCGGCGACCACGACATCAGCCTTTACAGCATCTACTGGTACCAGCAGAGGCCCGGCCACGCCCCGAGATTCCTGCTGAGATATTTCTCCCACTCGGAGGAGAGGCTGGGCCCCCATGTGCCCCCTCGCTTCTCTGGCTCCAAAGACCTGGCCAAGAACACGGGGTATTTGAGCATCGCTGGGCTGCAGGCCGAGGACGAGGCTGTCTATATCTGTGCTGTGGGGGTCCTGGGCATGGGGCGGAGGCGGGAGatgcagagagaggagagggaagaacgGGAGCTAGCCACTCCGGGCTCCCAGGGTCCCGGGGCCCCCCAGGACATGCTCCCCTTGCACTAA